The genome window TGAGCCTGATACTGGCCCGCTTCGCCGTCAAGCCCATGTTCGCCCTGGAGCAGGCCATGGTGGCCCTGTCGCAGGGTGATCTGCGCGTCAAGCTGGATCAGCCCGGCAAGGACGAGGTCGGCACCATCATCAAGGCCATGAACAGCACGGTCTCGGACCTGCATTCCATCATTACCAAGGTACACGGCGGCACCGCCACCTTGAGCAGCCAGGCCGAAAGCGTGGCCCAAAGCGCCGATGATATCCACGGTGTTTCCACCCGCCTGCACGGCAGTGTCAAGGGCATCAAGGAAGATGCCGAGATCGTCATGTCCACCACCAACGGCGCGGTGAGCGAACTCGAGGGTGCGGCGGTCAAGGCGCAGCAATCGGCCGACACCTCCGCGAACATGGCGCACAAGATCAATGATACCGCCGTCAGTTTCGAACGCTTCCAGGAGCACATGGAACACACCGCCCAGGTGACACGCGAACTGTCCCGCACCGCCGAGACCATCACCGCCATTACCAAGACCATTCGCGACATCTCATCCCAGACCAATCTGTTGGCCCTCAACGCCGCCATCGAGGCGGCCCGTGCCGGGGAGCAGGGCCGCGGCTTCGCCGTCGTCGCCGACGAAGTGCGTCAGCTGGCGTCGCGGACCGAAGACGCGACCTCGGAAATCTCCGGTCTGGTGGAGACCATTTCCACCAGCGTCGGCAACGCGGTGCAGCTGCTCGAGAGCTCGGTCAGCGAATCGCGCGAAAACATCGGCCGGCTGAAAGAGGTGTCGGAAGAGACATCAATGAGCCGCGACCAGGCGGTGCATCTGCGCGATGTGATGCATGAAGTGGTGCAGATGATCGGCGAGCAGGAGCGCGCCGTACAGGGTATCAACGAGGCCGTCAACTCACTGCTGGAATTGAGCGGTGAGACTAACAGCCAGACCGAGCTGCTGCACGGCCTGTCGGGCGATCTGAACGCCGCCGCTGCAGATTTAGGGCATGTTGTCGATAAGTTTAAGTTGTAATCAATGCATTAAATTCCGGTTTATCCGGCCATAACATTATGAGGAGGAACTCATGAAAACAGGTGCCTTGCGTCAGAAAAGTCTGACAGGGAAAATTGCCGCCGCGCTGTTCGGGATGTCGGTGGTTCTGGGTGTAACCGCCGCCAATGCGGCACCCATGGAACCCAGCGCCGAGGATATCAAGAAATATTTGCGTCCCATGGAAGTGCCGCAACCGAAAAAGAACCTCAGCACACCCGAACGCGTCGAGCTGGGCAAGTTTTTGTTTTTCGATCCGCGCCTGTCCGGTTCCAATTTCATCAGCTGCGCCACCTGCCATAACCCCGCCATGGGTTGGTCGGATGCCCAGCCCACCGCGGTGGGTCACGGTATGGACACCCTCGATCGGTCAACACCGACCATTCTGAATACCGCTTATCAGCGCTTCCAGTTCTGGGACGGTCGGGCGCGCACACTTGAACAACAGGCCCTGGGGCCGATCGTCGCCGGCGGTGAAATGGCTCAGGAAATGGGTTCGCTGCTTGAAGAGCTGAAGGGGATTCCGGGCTATATCGAGATGTTCGAGGCCGCCTATCCGGGTGAGGGCATCAAGGAAGATACCATCGGCAAGGCCATCGCCGCCTACGAACGCACCATCGTGTCAACCGATGCCCCCTTCGATCGCTGGCTGAAAGGGGTGGATGGCGCCATGAGCAAATCCGCTATCCGCGGCTTCGAAGTCTTCAAGGGTAAGGCCAATTGCACCGCCTGCCATGACGGTTTCAATTTCACCGATAACGGCTTTCACAATATCGGCCTGCCCGACAACGCCGACGAAGGCCGTTTTGGCATCGTGCCGGTGAAAGTATTGAAAGGCGCATTCAAGACGCCGACGCTGCGCGATGTAGCGCTGACCGCGCCTTATATGCATAACGGCCAATACGCCACGCTCGAAGAAGTGGTGGAGCACTACAACAGTGGTGGTAAGCCGACCTTCGATAACCTTGATCCGAATATGAAACCGCTTAATCTTACCAAGCAGGAAAAGCAGGATCTGGTGAACTTT of Candidatus Tenderia electrophaga contains these proteins:
- a CDS encoding tryptophan tryptophylquinone biosynthesis enzyme MauG; the protein is MKTGALRQKSLTGKIAAALFGMSVVLGVTAANAAPMEPSAEDIKKYLRPMEVPQPKKNLSTPERVELGKFLFFDPRLSGSNFISCATCHNPAMGWSDAQPTAVGHGMDTLDRSTPTILNTAYQRFQFWDGRARTLEQQALGPIVAGGEMAQEMGSLLEELKGIPGYIEMFEAAYPGEGIKEDTIGKAIAAYERTIVSTDAPFDRWLKGVDGAMSKSAIRGFEVFKGKANCTACHDGFNFTDNGFHNIGLPDNADEGRFGIVPVKVLKGAFKTPTLRDVALTAPYMHNGQYATLEEVVEHYNSGGKPTFDNLDPNMKPLNLTKQEKQDLVNFLKALTGDPMQVTVPQLPVK